A window of Nitratireductor kimnyeongensis genomic DNA:
ATGTCGATGTGATCGGAAAGCCCGTGAGATCCACCAGCTCACGAAGCAAATGGCTGGCCTCCGGTCCGGCATTGATCACGCCGCCGCCTGAATAGATCACGGGCCTCTTGGCATGCGCCATCAACTCGATCGCTGCTTTGATCTGGTTGATGTCGCCCTGCTCCTGAGGCTGATAGCTGGTGCGGGGTGCCGTCTGCGGCGGCGTGTACGTCCCCTTGGCGAACTGGATGTCCTTGGGAATGTCCACGACAACAGGTCCGGGACGCCCCGTGGTCGCCACATGGAAAGCTTCATGGATGATCGCGGCGAGCTGGTTCACATCCTTCACAAGCCAGTTGTGCTTTGTGCAGGGGCGCGTGATGCCCACCGTATCGCACTCCTGGAAAGCATCGGAGCCGATCAGTGCCGTGGGCACCTGGCCACTGATGCAGACGAGAGGAATCGAATCCATTAAGGCGTCCTGCAGCGGCGTCACCGCATTGGTGGCGCCCGGCCCGGACGTCACCAGCATCACACCTGCCTTGCCGGTGGCCCGAGCATAGCCTTCGGCCGCGTGCCCTGCCCCCTGCTCGTGGCGCACCAGAATGTGCCGGACCTCTTCCTGCTGAAAGAGCTCGTCATAGATGGGAAGGACGGCACCGCCCGGATATCCGAAAATACTCTCGACCCCGTTATCCTTGAGCGCCTGCACAACGATTTCCGCTCCCGTCATTTCGTTGTGGGCGGATGTATCCGCTGCTGGCTCCGACACTGCCTTGTTCATCTTGTCTTTCCGTTCTGTCTACCGGCCCATTCTGTCCACCGGCGAAGTTGGTTTAGCTGCCCCGCGCCCCCAAGGAAACACTGGGCCAATAAAAAAGGCCCCCGAAGGAGCCTGTGTTTCGCGCATGGGAGCTTTCGCCAGACGGCTACGCCGCCTTGCCCATGCGCCTTCCTACGATAAGAATGTTTCGTGTCATCATGGCCGCGCACAATAAGGTTGCTTGAGCGGTTCGTCAACCGGCTAACGCAGACCAGTTCATCGGTGACGTTTACCCCTCCTCAACCATCCCGAAACACGTGGTCTTAACCTCGTACCCCTAGGCTTGTGGATTAGGGAAACTGGGGTGCACCATGTATTTGGAAGGCGGAACGACACAGGGCGAGGCCACATCGCAGGAGCGGCGCGCAGCCGATCAGCCGCGCCGGCGCCTGCTCGGTCATGTGGTTCACTGCGATGGTGCCCGTGCAACCATTGCTGCCGATACCGAAACAGACGATGCAGATCAGTCGAATTACTGGACTGTCGGCAAGATGATTTCCATCAATATGGGAACGACGCGTACTGTCGGTCTCGTCTATGCCGTCGAACGGCCGCAACATCGTTGGCGCGACGGCGAAGCCAATCCCATAGCCATCTCCGTCGAACTCGTTGGCGAGGTCCGGGATCGTGGTACAGAACCCGTCTTCGACCGAGGCATCACCGAGTATCCTCATATCGGTGCGCCAGCCCATCGTATTCGTTCACGCGACTTGAAGGCAGTGTATGACCTTGCGGGACGCCAGCAAGCGGTCATCGGAAAATTGTCGCAGGACGAAGCCATCGACGCGTGTATCGCTGTCGACGATACGCTCAATCGCCACTTCGCGGTCGTCGGCACCACGGGCGTGGGCAAGTCGTCCGCTGTTTCTCTTCTTCTTCGCAAAACCATCGCTTCCCGTCCCGACCTGCGGGTGCTGATCCTCGACCCGCACAACGAGTTCGCCTCCGCGCTGCCCGAACATGCGGTTCGGGTCGATACAAACACGCTCGACCTCCCCTTTTGGCTGTTTCGCCTGGAAGAGCTCGTGGAAGTTCTCTTCAGGGGGCGCGAACCCGTTTCCGAAGAGGTGGAGCTCCTGCGCGACCTCATTCCCCTCGCCAAGCATCTCTATCGAAATCCCGGCACGGCGGCTGCGCTGCGGCGCAACAACGATGCGGGCGGCCTGACGGCCGACACTCCCGTGCCTTACCGTATGGCCGATGTGCTCAAGGAGATCGATGAACGGATCGGTCAGCTCGAAAACAAGGTGGAACGCCCCCTTTACCGCAGCCTGAAAACGCGCATCGAAGCAGCTATCAACGACCCGCGCTACCGCTTCATGTTCGCTGCCCGGGTTATCGAAGACACGATCCACGAGACCATCGGCAGGCTTTTTCGTGTCCCGAGCCACGGCAAGACCGTGACCTGCTTCGAAATGGCGGGCATGCCATCGGAAGTGGTCAACTCTGTCTGCTCGGTCATGGCGCGTCTCGCCTTTGACCTGGCACTGTGGAGCGAAGGGAAGCTCAATCTTCTTGTCGTCTGCGAAGAGGCGCATCGCTACATGCCGGCCGATCCGCGCCTTGGCTTCGCACCCACGCGCCATGCGTTGGCGCGCATCGCGAAGGAAGGTCGCAAATACGGTTGTTATCTCGGCGTGGTGACCCAACGTCCGGGCGAGCTCGACCCAACGGTTCTCTCGCAGTGCTCCACTGTCTTCGCCATGCGGCTCGCCAATGATCAGGACCAGGCGATTATCCGTTCCGCGATTGCGGATTCGTCCGCCTCCATGCTCTCCTTCCTGTCTGCCATGGGCCGTCGGGAGGCGATTGCCTTTGGCGAAGGTGTGGCGACGACCATGCGTATGAAGTTCGAATCTCTTCCGCCACATGCCTTGCCCGGCGTTCGTGACAACGACAGGCACAAGGCCTCCAATCCCGAAGAGATTGATCGCGAAGTGGACCTCGCATCCATCGTCAACCGCTTGCGAGACACCGGGCGCGCTCCCCGCGGGCAGGTGGAGGCATCTCCGAATATCGGGGCGCCTGTCCCTGCCGGTCTGCAGGCAGGCGATCAGGGTTATTTCGCCGGTCAGGCCTCATACCCGGTCGAAACCGGCACAAGACCGTCGTCAGCCCTCCCCCCGTTGCGTTCCTCGGATGCATCGTCGCTCGCGCGCTATACAGGCGCGGCGCCCCTGCCCCGAGGAAAATTCGGGACCCGTTGATCGGTCAACTGTCCGCACTCAGGACACAGACACCGTCGTTTCCGCGAAACGCGCAGCGGAGCGAGCGTTTGACGGTTTTGCAAAGCATGTTCTTCGTGATGAGAAAGAGAAGCGCCGCAGCTCAGGCGCAAACCCGATTGCGTCCTAGGCGTTTCGCCTCATAGAGCATCTTGTCGGCGCGTCGATAGAATTCTTCGGCCGATTCCCGACCGTTCCAGATCGATAAGCCTACACTTATCGTCACCCGAATGTTCACGTTCGAGGTTTCGATAACAAGCGCCCCGACCGCACGTCGAATGCGCTCCGCCAGTTTCACCAGAGATTCATTGTTCATGTTCGGCGCAACGATGGCGAATTCCTCCCCCCCCATACGCGCCACCACATCGTGATAACGTGTCAGGTCTTTCAGGCAACGCGCCACTGCGCGCAGCACTTCATCTCCCACATCATGACCGTGCGTGTCGTTCACCTGCTTGAAGTGGTCGAGATCGAGCACCATCAGCCCGACGGGTTTTTCAATACGGCGGAACTCCTGAAGATATTCCCGCAGTGCATCGTCGAAAAAGCGCCGGTTCTGCATGCCTGTGAGACTATCTGTCAGCGCGGCGTGCTGGAGGGATTCCGATCGCGCACTGAGCGTTTCCGTCATCGCCCGCAACTTCCCTTCCTCTTGCACCTGGGTGCGGATCAGCGGATAGATGAAGAACAGGCCAAAAACGGTGGCTGTGGCAATCAGCACCCCTGAAACGAACAGGAGTTGTATGAAGCTTCCAAGCTGCTGGGGAACAGGAAACGTGCCGATACCGGAGCGTAAAAGCCAGTAGGCGTAGGCAAGCATTCCACCCGCTCCCAGAACGAGCGAAATGAATACAAAAAACGCCGACTCCGCTTTGTGGAAACGCATGCTGGCCCCGAACGACACCCTTTCAGCCGTTCTCGCACAGCCTTACTTACGCAAGGTTAATCTCCCCAAATAGAAGTCGCGATCACGGCTATTTGAGATTGTTTTTGATGAGGGCGATAAGATCCTCGGCTGAATTTGTGTGCCTGCCCATGGGCAGCCTCAACCACCGATCGTCAAGCTGATGCCGAAACCAGGTCGCCTGCCTCTTGGAATAACGGCGCGTAGCGGTTTTTGCTCGTGTGACGGCCTGCTCCAGAGTGCACTCACTCCGCAGATAGGCTGCCAGTTCGGGGACACCGATGGCCTTCATCGCAGGAAGGGATGCGGCAAGATCAAGCGCAAGGAGAGCTGCGACTTCCTCGAGGGCGCCGTCCGCTACCATACTGTCGAACCGACGCTCTATGCGATCAACCACAAAAGAGCGCTCCGGTTCAAGAACGATACAGGTGCAGTCCTCCCGCGAGAGCAATGGTTCGGTTGTTTCGTTTTGCCAGGCGCTCAGCGCCTTGCCCGTTGCATCGTGAACCTCCAGGGCGCGTGTGATACGCTGCCCGTCTGTGGAACCGATCGCGGCTGCCGCCACGGCATCACGCTCCGAAAGGAGACTGTGAAGCGCTTCGGGTCCTTCATCGGCAAGACGCTTCCGCCAGCGAATGCGCACGGGCTCCGGCACCGGCGGCGTCGGTGCGATTCCATCGAGAAGTGCACGAAAATAAAGCCCAGTGCCGCCCACAAAGATCGGGCGGCGATCCTTCAGAACATCCGTATCGAGCAGCCTGGAAACATCGTCCAGCCAGGCCCCTGTCGAATAGGCGACGGAAGGCGAGACATGACCATAGAGATGATGCGGCACCCTCCCCAGGTCATCTGCCCCCGGCCGGGCCGAGAGAACCCGTAGCATGTCATAGACCTGCATGGAGTCGGCATTGATGATCGCTCCCCCAACCTCCAGGGCCAGGCGCAGCGCCAGCGCAGACTTGCCGCTGGCCGTTGGCCCGGCTATCAGGATCGCATCGTTCAGCATGCCTGCCATTCAAGCTCCCGGAAAGCGCCCATGTCCCTCGTAGCCACCCTCATCTCACATCCGAAAAAACGCGCATTGACGCCGGACGTTGCGACTATGGCCATGAAGGCGCTCGATGCAAGCGCCATCGACTGGCTGGGGGAAAACCTCGCTTGTGATATCGTCCTGAAGCCAGGCATTGAGCCGAAAGCAGCGGATGCCATCCTGCGCGAAGCCCTCATCGATAGACCCGTGGACATAGCAGTGCAGAATGCTATGGGCCGTCGCAAAAAATTGCTGATCGCCGACATGGATTCAACCATGATCGATCAGGAATGCATCGACGAGCTTGCAGCCGAACTCGGGCTCAAGGAAGCTGTTGCGGAGATAACCCGTCGCGCAATGAATGGCGAGATCGCATTTGAGCCCGCACTGGAAGAACGCGTCGCTTTGCTCAAGGGCTTGTCCCTCGATGTCATCGACAGCGTTATTGAAAAACGCATCACGCTCGCTTCCGGCGGCCGGACACTGGTTGCCACGATGAAGGCGTCCGGTGCTTTCACCGCCCTGGTGTCGGGCGGCTTCGAGCAGTTCACCGGACCCGTGGGCAAAAAACTCGGTTTTGACACCCAACAGGCAAATCGGCTCCTCACGCACGAGGGCAAGCTCAGTGGTGAGGTGGCAAGGCCCATTCTGGGCCGTGCTGCCAAGGCGGAAGCACTTGATCGCCTCGCCGCACAGCATGGCATTTCTCGGCAGGACGTGCTGGCGGTCGGCGATGGGGCCAACGATCTCGACATGATCGAGCGGGCAGGCCTCGGCGTGGCACTTCATGCCAAGCCCGCCGTTGCCGCGCAGGCCGGTGTGCGCATCGACCACGCAGACCTCACAGCACTCCTGTTCCTGCAAGGTTTTCGGGAGAAGGAATTCGTCCAATGATCCTCCTGGAGACCGACCGTCTGGTCCTGCGCAATTGGAGCGAGGAAGATCGACCGTTTTTCCATCGCATCAATTCCGATGACACGATCATGGAGTTCTTCCCTTTCCGCAGGAACCGCGAAGAGGCGGATGCGGTCATGGACCGGATTCGTGACGGCATCGCGAAGAATGGCTTCGGGTTCGCGGCGGCAGCCCTGAAAAGCACTGGCCGGCCGATCGGGTTTGTGGGGCTGCACGAGACATCCGGCCTCGCCAACCTGCCGGCTGGGTCCGTTGAAATCGGCTGGCGGCTGGCACCGGAATTCTGGGGCAATGGTTATGTAACCGAAGCCGCCCGCGCATGGCTCGATTTTGGTTTCGACACGCTCGACCTTGAGGAAATCGTCTCTTTCGCAGTGACAGACAATCATCGCTCCATCGCGGTTATGCGCCGTATCGGCATGCACCAGGATGAAGCCGGCTCCTTCGATCATCCTGGTGTTCCAGAGAGCCACCCGCATCTGAAACCCCATGCGCTCTATCGGCTGACGCGGTCGGACTGGCGGGCGGCGCGCCAATAAAAATGGCCCGGTGGTCACTCCCACCGGGCCGCGTTTGATTTGACGTAAGCAACCGACGCTCAGTCCATCCGCAAAGTGACGAAACGCAGCTCACCATTCTTTGAGGCCAGCATCAGCAGTGCGTTACGGCGCCCCTGCCCTTTCAGCTCTTCGAGCCGGTCCAGCGCTTCCTTGGGTGTCGAGACCGTAGCCTGCGCGATCTCCACGATGACGTCGCCCGCGGCCACACCCTTCGTGGATGCTGGCGACCCCTCATCAACCTTGGTGATCACCACACCGCTTACATCGGCGGAAACTTCAAACTGCTCTCGCAGTTGATCATCCAGCGCGGCCATGTGCATTCCAAGAACAGCCGCCGACGACACCGCCTCGCTGCCGCCGGCAGACTTATCCTCCGGCGTCTCGGCAGAAGCCAGTTTCTCGCCGTCTTCGAGCCGTCCGAGTGTCACCCGCACGGTTTCCTCCTCGCCCTTGCGGACCACGACGACGTCCACGGCCTTGCCAACCGGGCTCTCGGCAACGATGCGCGGCAGTTCGCGCACATTGTCGACAGTCTTCCCGTCGAACTCCACGATAACGTCACCGGGCTGAATGGAGCCGTCATCCACCGGGCCGCCTTCTATGACACCGCTCACCATCGCGCCCATGGCTTTGTCCATGCCCAGGCTTTCGGCGATTTCGTCCGTGACTTCCTGGATGCGCACACCCAGCCAACCGCGCCGTGTCTCGCCGAATTCGCGCAACTGGTCCACCACCTTGATGGCCAGAGCCGAGGGGATGGAGAAGCCGATGCCGATGGAGCCGCCCGTGGGCGAAATGATCGCCGTGTTGATGCCGATCACTTCCCCGTCCATGTTGAAAAGCGGGCCGCCGGAATTGCCACGATTGATGGCCGCATCCGTCTGGATGAAATCGTCATAGGGACCGGAGCCAATTTCACGGTTGCGCGCCGAGACGATCCCGACAGTCACCGTTCCGCCCAGTCCGAACGGATTGCCGATCGCCATCACCCAATCGCCAATCCGCATTTTGTCGGAATCTCCGAACGGAACATCCTGCAATTTGCGCTTGCTCGGGTCGATCTTCAGCACAGCCAGATCGGTCTTGGTGTCAACGCCCAGCAGTTCGGCGTCGAGTTTACCGCCGTCGGTGAAATTGACGACGATTTCGTCTGCGCCGGAGATGACGTGGTTGTTCGTGACGACGATGCCTTCTTCCGCATCGATCACGAAGCCAGAACCCAGAGACTGCGCTTGACGCGGTCCCTGCTCATGTTCGGGCTCGTCCTGGAAGAAATCGTCGAAAAACTCCTGCAGCGGAGAGCCTTCCGGCAGCTTTGGCAATGGAACACGACCCGACCCGCCACCATCCGTGGAACGTGAGGTGGAAATGTTGACCACCGCGCCGGCCAGCCCCTCAGCCAGGTCTGCCACGGAAGCCGGGCCTTCCGCCCTGGCCTCCTGTGCCAGGATCAACGGAGTGGAGCTGAGACCACCCAGCGCGATCAGCGCGGCGACCGGTGCCACCCGCGTGGCGCGTAAAATCTTTGTCGGGAACATTGAGAGCGTTTCTCCAGATGGCTTGCTTGGTGGAACGGCCCGTAGCTGGAACGGTAAACCGGCACCCTAGCGGAACTTTGAGCTCAACACTGCCTGGATTCCATTAACAGGCATTTCACATCTGTATGATTGGGCCTGATTACGGCACGTTTGCGGCCCACACGGGAATTCCATGCGGGCCGCAAACTGTTTCATCCTCGAACGAGCCAAACCAAGGCCACCCCGAGTACCATGGCCGAAATGCCCGCCGTGCGAAGCGCGCTGTCCGGCATTTCGAGAACCTGCTCGGCCAGTTTTCTGGCCAGCCTCGGCATGCCGCCATAGACCAGACCCTCGATGACGAGAACCAGGCCCAGGGCGGCAATGAAATCGCTCATGTCAGCCGCCGGTCACTGTCCGGTGGTCGCGCCTTGAGCGGTCGGCGCTGACACGCGGGCCCCACCGCCACTGGAGTCATTGAAGAAGCGAAAGAACTCCGAATCAGGCGACAGAAGCATGGTGGTGCCGTCGGGGTTCAACGCCTGCTGATAGGCATTCATCGAGCGATAGAACTCGAAAAAGTCCTCATCGCGTGAGAATGCTTCAGCGAAGATCGCGTTCCGCTCGGCTTCACCCTCACCACGAAGGATCTCCGATTCGCGCTGCGCGGCAGCCAGAATCTCGACCACTTCACGATCGGCACGGGCACGAATGCGGGCTGCGGCCTCACGACCACGGGCACGCAGACGTTCAGCCTCCGCCAGACGCTCCGCCTTCATGCGGTCATAGGTCTGTTGCGAGACCTCGGCCGTCAGGTCGGTCCGCCGAATGCGCACGTCCTCGATCTCCAGCCCCAGCGATGCCGCGGCAGGCCGCAGTTCCTCGGCCACTTCACGCATCATGGATGCACGCTCTTCCGAAAGAGCCGCCTCGAAGCCACGCAGACCGTAGACCCGGCGCAGGGCCGCATCAAGACGGGTCCGCAGCCGCTGTTCAGCCAGTGCTACACTGCCCGAAACCGTCTGACGGAACCTGCGCGGATCGTTGATCGAATAGGCGATGAACGCATCCACCTCGTAGAACTTGCCGCCCGAGACCTGCACGCGGATATCGTCAAGATCGAAACGCATGATGCGGTCCTCGATGATCTGGACATTGTCCGCCTCGACAAAAGCGAAGGGCAGCTTGAAATAGAGGCCGGGTTCGGTCTTCACGTCGACGATTTCACCGAAACGAAGAACAATGGCCTGCTGCCGCTCATTGACGACGAAAATCGCCGAATAGAGCAGGAAGAGCAGAACCGCGCCAATGATGACGAGTATGGGAAGACGGTTGGACATTAGTTGCTCCCTCCCGCGGTTCCACGCGGCTGCTGCTGCGATTGCTGGCGAAGTTCGGGCAATGGCAGATAAGGCACAACGCCCTGTCCGCCATTCTGCTCGACAATCACCTTGTTCGAGCCCTGCAGCACCCCTTCCATCGTCTCCAGGAACAGACGCTTGCGCGTCACGGCTGGAGCCTTGGCGTATTCATCATAGACGGAGATAAAGCGCTGAGCCTCACCTTCCGCCTCCTGAACGACACGGTTCTTGTAAGCGGCCGCCTCTTCGCGGATCTGCGCGGCTTCACCACGCGCCTGACCGAGCTTCTGGTTGGAGTATTGGTTGGATTCCTCCACGAAACGGTCCTCGTCCTGTTCGGCGCGCTGCACCTCGTCGAACGCATCGGCCACTTCGCGTGGCGGTGCGGCATCCTCGATCGACAGTGCGTTGACCGTCAGCCCCGTCCCGTATTCGTCGAGCGCGGTCTGGATGGTCACCCGAACATCCTCGGCAATGCCCTGACGATCATCTCGGAAGATGTCCTGTGCCGGGCGCCGGCCGACAACCTCACGCATGGCGCTTTCGGCAACCTGGCGCAGCGTCTCGTCGGGGTTGGCGACGTTGAAGAGATAGGCAGCAGGATCGGCAACCTGATAGGCAACGGAGAACTTCACATCGACGATGTTCTGGTCGCCAGAAAGCATCAGCCCGCTGGAAGCCCCGCCCCTGGTCTGGCCGATATCCACCAGCCGCTCGGCAACGGAAGCCTTCTCCACAGTCTCGATCGGCCACCAATGGAAATGCAGACCCGGCTCGGAAAGCTCTGGCTTCGGTTTACCAAAACGCAATTCCACCGCCAGCTCGTCCGGCTGCACCGTGTAAACGGATTTGAACAGCCACAGACCCGCCAGCGCCAGAAGCACCAGACCGATCATGGCCGGGCTGATACCGCCACCGCCGGGCAGCGCGTTTTTCAGCCTGTCCTGGCCGCGTTTGATGATCTCTTCCAGATCGGGCGGAGATCCCTGCGGTCCACTCGGCCCACGCGGTCCCTGATCCCAGGGGCCTCCGTTATTGCCGCCGCCCCAAGGGCCGCCTCCGCCACTTTGATTGTTCCAGGGCATTCTTGTTCCTTTTCTCGATCCGGGTTCCGTCCGTCGAGGACAGCTCTCCCATCCGGTCAGTTATAGGTAGCGGCAAAAGCTCTTTCAACGCGGCAGCCCGCCGCGTTCCCCGCTCAGTTCAGCGAAAAGAGAGCCCTGCCCTGCCTCTTCAGCGTCGTTGGTAGACCACATAGGAGGTGGCGTAAACGTCCTTTTCGCCGGCAGGCACGTCCTCGCGAGACACCGCCTCCCAGATTTCGGGGGCAATTTCAGGGAACAGGGTGTCCCCCTCGATCTGCGCATCGACATGCGTGACATGCAGGCGATCGGCCTTGTCCATCGCTTCCCGATAAATCTGCCCGCCGCCGATCACACACACATCCGAACCGGGTTCGCCGGCCGCCGCGAGCGCAAGCGCCACGTCGAGCGACGACACGCATTCAGCCCCTTCGGCTACATAATCCGCCTGCCGCGTGACCACTATGTTGCGCCGGCCAGGCAGTGGCTTGCCGATGCTTTCCCAAGTCTTGCGCCCCATGATCACAGGCTTGCCCATGGTGATGGCCTTGAAGCGATTGAGATCCGTTGAAAGCCGCCAGGGCAGATCGCCGTCGCGCCCGATCACGCCATTCTCCGCCATTGCAACGACGAGTTCGACGCTCATCAGCATTCCTCCCTTTCAAACAGCAATCGGCGCGCGGATCGTCGGATCGGCCACATAGCCGTCAAGCCGGAAGTCCTCGAATTGAAACGCGAAGAGATCGGTCACGTTCGGATTGATCCACATGGTCGGCAGCGGCTTTGGCGTGCGAGTCAGCTGCTCGCGGGCCTGGTCGAAATGGTTGGAATAAAGATGTGCATCGCCCAGCGTGTGCACGAAATCGCCTGCCCGAAGCCCCGACACCTGCGCCACCATCATGGTCAGAAGCGCATAGGAAGCGATGTTGAAAGGCACGCCGAGAAAGATGTCGGCAGAGCGCTGGTAGAGCTGGCAGGAGAGCCGCCCCTCCGCCACATGAAACTGGAACAGGCAATGGCATGGCGGCAGTGCCATGGAATCGACCTCGGCCGGATTCCACGCCGAAACCACATGACGCCGCGAATGAGGATTGTCACGCAATCCTTTGAGAAGATTCGCGATCTGATCGATCTGCCCACCGTCCGGTGCCGGCCAGGAGCGCCATTGTGCACCATAGACGGGCCCGAGATCGCCATTCTCGTCCGCCCACTCGTCCCAGATCGAAACGCCGTTCTCCTTCAGATAGGCAATGTTCGTATCGCCCCTCAGGAACCAAAGCAATTCGTGAATGATCGAGCGCAGATGCAGCTTCTTCGTGGTGAGAACAGGAAAGCCCTCCTCCAGATTGAAGCGCATCTGATAGCCGAAAACGCCGCGCGTACCCGTCCCCGTGCGATCGTCGCGGTCGACACCGTTTTCGAGAACATGGGAAAGAAGATCGAGATATTGGCGCATGGCGGTCCGATTCGGGCTGGCGTTTCCGCCGCATCATAAAGCAGCTGACCGGCACGAGAAGGGCCGGCACTGCAAATATCGGTCTCGTCCACACGCCCAAATGAAAACGCCCCCACCGGCAGGGAGGAGGCGCTTGAAGGTCAGGTCGCGTAGCAGCTCAGAGGCTGGACAGTTTGCCCAGATGCTTCGCCACCAGATAGTAGAACGTCACGCGGCTTTTCGAATTGTCGCCGGACATCGTCTCGCAGACCTTTTCGATGATGGAATCGCACTTGGCACCATCGGTTTCGCCAAGCTTCTTCATGCACCAGCTCTCGCGCACGCGATCCAGTTCACTGGAATCGCTGCACGAAACCAGAGAGGAGTCCCGGTTGCGCAACGCGATACCAAGATGCTTCACGATCTTCTTGACGACGTCTTCGTCAGCGGTTGCATCATATTTGCGGACATCCGCGAGATAATCGGCCATGATTTTTCCCTCGTTTCAAATCGTGGGCCCCCTTCGACACGATCCGGCCAACAACGCAACCTCAACGTTTGCCAAAGTTCTTCCCACACCATTGCAGACATTCCGCAAAGCATGACGTCAAGTCAATGCCGAAAAGACTTTTCGCCAGAAACCCCCTTTTCTTACTGTGGAGGCCTCACTATATTCGCACCGTCGGCTCGACCGACTATGGCGATAAACTGCCGGTGTAATAAACCATTCGGACCCGGGGGCAGTGCCCGGCGCCTCCACCACAAACCGTCGAAGACCATGCGTCCGCTGACGGCTTCTGATGGGGGCGAAACAGGATCGACGAGGGTGTAAAGATCGGACTTTCGCTCGGCATGATACCACCGTTATCGGGTCAAACCAGTAGTTGCAAACGACAACTATGCGGAGGCACGTCTCGCTGCTTAATGCAGTGCGACAGCTTCACTTAAACTCCTGAGGGTTCGCACCTTCAGGCGGGGTTCGGAGGCACCTGGCAACAGAAGCCTCCACTCATCCCCCTTTTTTCAGTTGTCCGCTTTCCCGCCGTTCCGCCGGGCGCTTTTTCTTGCCTCCAGAAAAAAAGGGGGCGCCAACGCGCCCCTTGTCAACAGACCTGTCAGGTTCACCGATTTCATTCCGCGGCAGCCCGCGCAGGCTGTTCGTCACGCCCCAGTGTCAGTT
This region includes:
- a CDS encoding DUF2853 family protein — encoded protein: MADYLADVRKYDATADEDVVKKIVKHLGIALRNRDSSLVSCSDSSELDRVRESWCMKKLGETDGAKCDSIIEKVCETMSGDNSKSRVTFYYLVAKHLGKLSSL
- a CDS encoding thymidylate synthase gives rise to the protein MRQYLDLLSHVLENGVDRDDRTGTGTRGVFGYQMRFNLEEGFPVLTTKKLHLRSIIHELLWFLRGDTNIAYLKENGVSIWDEWADENGDLGPVYGAQWRSWPAPDGGQIDQIANLLKGLRDNPHSRRHVVSAWNPAEVDSMALPPCHCLFQFHVAEGRLSCQLYQRSADIFLGVPFNIASYALLTMMVAQVSGLRAGDFVHTLGDAHLYSNHFDQAREQLTRTPKPLPTMWINPNVTDLFAFQFEDFRLDGYVADPTIRAPIAV
- the hflK gene encoding FtsH protease activity modulator HflK codes for the protein MPWNNQSGGGGPWGGGNNGGPWDQGPRGPSGPQGSPPDLEEIIKRGQDRLKNALPGGGGISPAMIGLVLLALAGLWLFKSVYTVQPDELAVELRFGKPKPELSEPGLHFHWWPIETVEKASVAERLVDIGQTRGGASSGLMLSGDQNIVDVKFSVAYQVADPAAYLFNVANPDETLRQVAESAMREVVGRRPAQDIFRDDRQGIAEDVRVTIQTALDEYGTGLTVNALSIEDAAPPREVADAFDEVQRAEQDEDRFVEESNQYSNQKLGQARGEAAQIREEAAAYKNRVVQEAEGEAQRFISVYDEYAKAPAVTRKRLFLETMEGVLQGSNKVIVEQNGGQGVVPYLPLPELRQQSQQQPRGTAGGSN
- a CDS encoding dihydrofolate reductase; this translates as MSVELVVAMAENGVIGRDGDLPWRLSTDLNRFKAITMGKPVIMGRKTWESIGKPLPGRRNIVVTRQADYVAEGAECVSSLDVALALAAAGEPGSDVCVIGGGQIYREAMDKADRLHVTHVDAQIEGDTLFPEIAPEIWEAVSREDVPAGEKDVYATSYVVYQRR